DNA sequence from the Arthrobacter crystallopoietes genome:
GTGCAGAGTTCGCTGACGGAGCCATGGAGTACGGCGCTGGCGACGGGACTGGCTGGCGGCCTGACGACGTTCAGCTCCTGGACGGTTGCCACCGTCCGACTGTGGGCAGAACGGCGGCTTGTTGCCGCCGTCGTCAATCTTGCGGCCAATCTTGCGCTCGGCCTGGGAGCGGCAGCGCTGGGTCTGCTGCTGCTCGGATGAGAGCGCTGTCATCAGCACACTGATAATTTGGGTAAGCTCAAGTTTGTCCGCTTCAGGCTAGGGAAGGGCGCTTAATGGCATCGCTGGGAATTGAGGAAGAGTACCTGCTGCTCAATCCGGCCACGGGATTGCCCGAGGCGGTCGCAGACAAGGTGGCCCAGAACCTGGAGTCCCTGCAGGTGGCCCGCGGGGATATCCAGCGGGAGCTGCTCAATTGCCAGATCGAAACCGCCACGGCCGTTTGCTCCACACTGACCGAGGCCGAGGAATCGTTGCTGAATTTCCGCCGCCAGCTGGACACCGCTGCACGGAAGGCGGGCGTCCGCGCGGCCGCGACCGGCACGGCAGCACGGATCCACGAAGACTACCCGGAGGTGACGGACAAGCAGCGTTACCACGACTTAAAAGCCAGCGCCAAAGGGATTGTCGCCGACCAGTTCGTCAACGGCCAGCACGTACATGTTTCAGTCCCCGACAAGGAGTCGGGCGTGCAGGCCTTGAACCGGATCCGGCCCTGGTTGCCGGTCATCGTGGCGCTGAGCTCGAATTCGCCATTCTGGTTGGACCGCGACAGCGGGTTTGCCAGCTGGCGGATTGTGCACTACCGCCGTTGGCCAGTCCAAGGCTGTCCCCCGCTGTTCGCTGATGCTGCCGACTACGAGCGGCGGATCCAGCGGCTGGTGGACACCGGCGTTGTCATCGACCGGGGCGTCCTCACCTGGCTGGCGCGCCTGTCCGACCGCTACCCCACATTGGAAGTGCGCGCGGCCGATGTGCAGCTGGAAGCCCAGGACGCAGTCCTCATCGCCGCGCTGATCCGCGGACTGGTCGTCACAGCCCTCGCCGAAGCGGAGGCCGGCAAAGAGTTTCCCGACCTCGACGCCGAACTCCTCGATGCGGCAGTCTGGCAAGCCGGACGGCAAGGGCTGGCCGATAAGCTGATCGACCCGTTCTCCGGACTCCTCCTGCCCGCCCGCGATGTGGTCAACTTGCTGGTTCGCCGCATCCGGCCAGCCCTTGAGGAAGCCGGCGACGCTGAGTGGGTAGACGCTTCCCTGGAACGCTTATGGACCGACGGCATCGGAGCGGAACGGCAACGGCGCGTCATGGCAGCTGGCGGAATGCCGGCGCTAATGGATCTCTACGCTGGCTCGCTGACCGCCGAGCCCTGAGCGTCACGGGCTATCCGCGGCCTCCGCTCCGCCCCAGTTGCTGCTCGCCATCCGACCCTTCCAGGAGCGAACTGATCAAGTCCGAAATGATTGGCGAGGGGGCAACACCGAATTCCTGGCGCAGCCTGATCCGGAAGGACTGGTAAGCCCGCAGCGCTTCCGCATTGTTTCCCTCCGCCAGGTAGCACTGGAGCAGTAACCGTTGTGCACTCTCGCGTAGAGGCTCTATGGTCGTCGCAGCGCGCGCAGCTTCCATCGCCGGATCGATCCTTCCCAGCAGCAGAAACTGCTTGGCCAGCCGCTCAAGCACCGACAGGCGCAGGCGCTGCCACCTCTCCTGTTCGGAGATAACCCAGTCTTCGTACCAGCCCGGCAACAATTCGGCGTCCTGCACCGCCTCCAGCAGGCTCTGCTGGAGGCCGGGATTGGCATGTTCCTCCAGCCGGGCTGCCTGCACCTTGATCTCGCGGACATCAACGCTGACGTGCTCGTCCAAGTCCACCGGATCCTGCGTCGATGACAGGAGCTGAGGCAACGTCCGATTAACCAGGAAGACACTCTCCCGAAGACTGCCCGCCGCCTGATGCTCCGAGCTGTCCGGCCACAGCAATCCGGCCAAAAAAGTTCGGGACTGCCTGCCATACAGAGCCAAGGCCGCAATAAGGCGTTGCTGGCGCAAAGCAACTTTCACAGGGTTACCCCCGCGATGCAGTTGCCAGCCCCCCACAAGTTGTAAATCCCAAGG
Encoded proteins:
- a CDS encoding AfsR/SARP family transcriptional regulator, with product MATDRPWDLQLVGGWQLHRGGNPVKVALRQQRLIAALALYGRQSRTFLAGLLWPDSSEHQAAGSLRESVFLVNRTLPQLLSSTQDPVDLDEHVSVDVREIKVQAARLEEHANPGLQQSLLEAVQDAELLPGWYEDWVISEQERWQRLRLSVLERLAKQFLLLGRIDPAMEAARAATTIEPLRESAQRLLLQCYLAEGNNAEALRAYQSFRIRLRQEFGVAPSPIISDLISSLLEGSDGEQQLGRSGGRG
- a CDS encoding carboxylate-amine ligase, coding for MASLGIEEEYLLLNPATGLPEAVADKVAQNLESLQVARGDIQRELLNCQIETATAVCSTLTEAEESLLNFRRQLDTAARKAGVRAAATGTAARIHEDYPEVTDKQRYHDLKASAKGIVADQFVNGQHVHVSVPDKESGVQALNRIRPWLPVIVALSSNSPFWLDRDSGFASWRIVHYRRWPVQGCPPLFADAADYERRIQRLVDTGVVIDRGVLTWLARLSDRYPTLEVRAADVQLEAQDAVLIAALIRGLVVTALAEAEAGKEFPDLDAELLDAAVWQAGRQGLADKLIDPFSGLLLPARDVVNLLVRRIRPALEEAGDAEWVDASLERLWTDGIGAERQRRVMAAGGMPALMDLYAGSLTAEP
- a CDS encoding fluoride efflux transporter FluC, producing MTALAALLVGVFGMVGALVRFAADTMFSRAGASRTARAAWPWSTLLVNVAGSFIIGLGYSLTVQSSLTEPWSTALATGLAGGLTTFSSWTVATVRLWAERRLVAAVVNLAANLALGLGAAALGLLLLG